From a region of the Trichoderma atroviride chromosome 6, complete sequence genome:
- a CDS encoding uncharacterized protein (BUSCO:EOG092D15UU), whose protein sequence is MPSASKEKRLAKKAAEGKLDKKGGKASKKQEPELDAFGNPVKDTDSPATTDDKLDEVKRLAEQMDQHGISDRVTTGVLSSTQQSKDVKITSTSLVFHGRVLITDSTMELSFARRYGLLGENGCGKSTLLKAIAAREYPIPSHVDIYLLNEGAPPSDLGALEWVVKEAENEMERLDKLAEQLLEDEGPESPVLIDLYDHMDKMDPSTFSTRASLILTGLGFNKKTIHKKTKDMSGGWRMRVALAKALFVKPSLLLLDDPTAHLDLEACVWLEEYLKKWDRTLVLVSHSMDFLNGVCTTMIDMREKKLIYYGGNYDSYAKTREENETNQMKAYTKQQEEIAHIKKFIASAGTYANLVRQAKSRQKILDKMEADGFIQPVVADRVFTFRFADVDKLPPPVLSFDNVTFSYSGNPEDDLYRNLDLGFDMDSRTALVGPNGVGKSTLLRLMTGKLSPTRGSVTRHTHLKLGLYSQHSAEQLDLTKSALDFVRDKYKEKSQDYQYWRQQLGKYGLTGESQTALMGTLSEGQKSRIVFALLAIDGPNMLLLDEPTNGLDIPTIDSLADAINAFSGGVIVVSHDFRLLDKIAKQILVCENQTIRQWDSTIGDYKNYLRKKMISAGAV, encoded by the exons ATGCCTTCAGCGTCCAAGGAAAAGAGACTCGCGAAGAAGGCTGCCGAGGGCAAGCTGGACAAGAAGGGCGGCAAGGCCAGCAAGAAGCAGGAGCCTGAGCTCGATGCTTTTGGAAACCCCGTCAAGGACACCGACAGCCCTGCCACTACTGACGACAAGCTGGACGAAGTGAAGCGCCTTGCCGAGCAGATGGACCAGCACGGCATCTCAGACCGAGTCACCACGGGTGTGCTGTCTTCCACCCAGCAGAGCAAGGACGTCAAGATCACCAGTACCTCCCTCGTGTTCCACGGCCGAGTCCTCATCACCGATTCGACCATGGAATTGTCTTTTGCCCGCCGCTATGGTCTCCTTGGCGAGAACGGCTGCGGAAAGTCTACcctcctcaaggccatcgcTGCCAGAGAGTACCCTATTCCTAGCCACGTCGATATTTACCTACTGAACGAGGGTGCTCCTCCTAGTGACCTCGGTGCCCTGGAATGGGTTGTCAAGGAGGCTGAGAACGAAATGGAGCGTCTTGACAAGCTGGCagagcagcttctggaggATGAAGGCCCTGAGAGCCCCGTTTTGATTGACCTTTATGAC CacatggacaagatggaCCCCTCTACCTTTTCCACTCGCGCTTCCCTCATTTTGACTGGTCTCGGTTTCAACAAGAAGACCATCCacaagaagaccaaggacATGTCTGGTGGTTGGAGAATGCGCgttgccttggccaaggcgtTGTTCGTCAAGCCATCACTTCTCCTGCTTGACGACCCCACCGCTCACTTGGATCTTGAGGCCTGTGTGTGGCTGGAAGAGTACCTCAAGAAGTGGGATCGTACCTTGGTTTTGGTGTCCCACTCTATGGATTTCTTGAACGGAGTGTGCACCACCATGATTGATAtgcgagagaagaagttgatcTACTATGGTGGTAACTACGACTCTTACGCAAAGACTCGCGAGGAGAACGAGACCAACCAGATGAAGGCCTACACGAAGCAGCAGGAGGAAATTGCGCACATCAAAAAGTTCATTGCCAGCGCCGGTACCTATGCCAACTTGGTCCGTCAGGCCAAGTCCCGCCAGAAGATTctggacaagatggaggcagATGGTTTCATCCAGCCCGTTGTCGCCGACAGAGTCTTCACCTTCCGCTTCGCCGATGTTGATAAGCTGCCCCCTCCCGTCTTGTCCTTTGACAACGTCACTTTCTCTTACTCTGGCAACCCCGAGGATGATCTCTACCGCAACTTGGATCTCGGCTTTGACATGGACTCCCGAACCGCCTTGGTTGGTCCCAACGGTGTTGGCAAGTCAACTCTGCTGCGATTGATGACCGGCAAGCTCTCTCCTACCCGGGGATCTGTTACCCGTCACACTCACTTGAAGCTTGGCTTGTACTCCCAGCACAGTGCCGAGCAGCTCGATCTGACCAAGTCTGCTCTGGACTTTGTCCGTGACAAGTACAAGGAGAAATCCCAAGACTACCAGTATtggcgccagcagctcggaAAATACGGTCTCACCGGTGAATCCCAGACCGCCCTGATGGGAACACTGTCCGAGGGCCAGAAGAGCCGTATCGTTTTCGCCCTGCTCGCTATTGACGGCCCcaacatgctgctgcttgacgAGCCTACCAACGGTCTCGATATCCCCACCATTGATAGTTTGGCcgatgccatcaacgccTTTAGCGGCGGTGTTATTGTGGTATCCCACGACTTCAG ATTGCTCGACAAGATTGCGAAGCAGATTTTGGTGTGTGAGAACCAGACCATCCGCCAATGGGACAGCACTATTGGCGATTACAAGAACTACCTTCGCAAGAAGATGATTTCCGCTGGTGCCGTGTAA